A stretch of the Schistocerca serialis cubense isolate TAMUIC-IGC-003099 chromosome 2, iqSchSeri2.2, whole genome shotgun sequence genome encodes the following:
- the LOC126456352 gene encoding uncharacterized protein LOC126456352: MLIEDVGDESDIDSEDEVEEREGDSVTEQDGEETDEDEERRDNKTNSFYLGRVRPGPSHTTFPFFYLGRDNKTMWAKKPPGKRKRKESHNIITNLPGVIGNAKNAKTAVECWNNIFSDEILDMIDRYTNQYMYEGYSKSKRERDISSTDVIELWGLYWLVVRSRSIQR, translated from the exons ATGCTGATTGAGGATGTTGGGGATGAGAGTGACATTGATTCTGAAGACGAGGTGGAAGAACGTGAAGGCGATTCTGTAACAGAGCAAGATGGTGAGGAGACtgatgaagatgaagaaagaaGGGACAACAAAACAAATAGCTTTTATTTGGGaagagtccgccccg gccctagccacacgacatttccatttttttatttgggAAGAGATAATAAGACCATGTGGGCCAAAAAGCCACCTGGGAAAAGAAAGCGCAAGGAGTCTCACAACATCATCACTAACCTTCCTGGAGTCATAGGAAATGCTAAGAATGCTAAAACAGCAGTTGAATGTTGGAATAATATATTCAGTGATGAGATCCTTGATATGATCGATAGATACACAAACCAAtacatgtacgagggttattccaaaagtaag agagagagagacatcagtTCCACAGATGTAATCGAACTATGGGGCCTTTATTGGCTTGTTGTACGTAGCAGGAGCATACAGAGGTAA